Proteins from a single region of Candidatus Binatia bacterium:
- a CDS encoding transcriptional regulator encodes MSNQAPFSYPGLERIFHERGRLAICTCLTAHPDGLSFTELQGACDLTDGNLNRHLHALAEVGIVATDKQRGAGRPLSIYRITKRGRQRFLAYVDELESVVRDVHERSLDAAPKAKLATT; translated from the coding sequence ATGTCGAATCAAGCGCCGTTTTCATATCCCGGGCTCGAGCGCATCTTTCACGAGCGCGGACGCCTCGCGATCTGCACGTGCCTGACCGCGCACCCGGATGGGCTGAGCTTCACCGAGCTGCAGGGCGCCTGCGACTTGACCGACGGCAACTTGAACCGGCATCTCCACGCGCTGGCCGAGGTCGGAATCGTGGCGACGGACAAGCAGCGCGGCGCCGGCCGGCCGCTGAGCATCTATCGCATCACCAAGCGCGGGCGTCAGCGATTCCTCGCGTACGTGGACGAGCTCGAGTCGGTCGTGCGCGACGTCCACGAGCGCTCCTTGGATGCGGCCCCGAAGGCGAAGCTGGCGACGACGTGA
- a CDS encoding alkaline phosphatase family protein, translated as MRRAPLVELFLLIALAGCSLHQQASSGAAPAVLPAAVTGPRSKIQHVVIIFQENRSVDNLFHGLPGADTANYGYNSHGQQVQLQPIPLTERYDISHQHSNFLTEYANGALNGFNLAKSNCSRGVQCPPKDVRAYAYVPQNEVQPYFSLAEQYAFADRMFQTNQGPSFPAHQYIVSGTSTISQGSPLRAAENPKTPQGTFTGGCDSPSGSLVALIDPYGRETRQVFPCFERPALSDLLAVKALTWSYYQQRNGAGLWNAFDAIQHIRDGGDYRKHVIEPPEKVINAITGGQLANVVWVTPTLEDSDHPGNNGSGPSWVAWIVNTIGKSPYWNNTAIFITWDDWGGWYEHVKPPQYNSYELGFRVPLIVVSPYAKTAYISHKRHEFGSILKFVEETFNLGSLGTTDVRADDLLDCFDFSRAPRPFKTIQAPLHGDSFLRRPLAQQNPDDDF; from the coding sequence ATGAGGCGAGCGCCGCTTGTAGAGCTCTTCTTACTTATTGCGCTGGCCGGGTGCTCGCTGCACCAACAGGCAAGCAGCGGCGCCGCGCCGGCTGTGCTTCCCGCCGCGGTAACCGGCCCGCGGTCGAAGATCCAGCACGTCGTCATCATCTTTCAAGAGAACCGTTCCGTCGACAACCTCTTTCATGGCCTTCCGGGAGCCGACACGGCGAACTACGGCTACAACTCCCACGGACAACAAGTACAGCTGCAGCCGATCCCGCTGACGGAGCGCTACGACATCTCGCACCAGCACAGCAACTTCCTGACCGAGTACGCGAACGGTGCGCTCAACGGCTTCAACCTCGCGAAATCGAACTGCTCGCGTGGAGTGCAATGCCCTCCCAAAGACGTGCGCGCGTACGCGTACGTTCCGCAGAACGAGGTGCAGCCGTACTTCTCGCTGGCCGAGCAGTACGCGTTTGCCGATCGGATGTTCCAAACGAATCAGGGGCCGAGTTTTCCGGCCCACCAGTACATCGTGAGCGGTACGTCGACGATCTCACAGGGTTCGCCGCTACGCGCGGCCGAAAATCCAAAGACGCCGCAGGGGACGTTCACGGGCGGTTGCGACTCGCCGTCCGGATCGCTCGTTGCGTTGATCGATCCTTACGGCCGCGAAACGCGCCAGGTCTTTCCGTGTTTCGAACGGCCGGCGCTCAGCGACCTGCTCGCGGTGAAGGCGCTAACCTGGTCCTACTACCAGCAAAGGAACGGAGCCGGGCTGTGGAACGCCTTCGACGCGATTCAGCACATCCGAGACGGCGGAGATTACCGCAAACACGTAATCGAGCCGCCGGAAAAAGTGATCAACGCCATCACTGGCGGCCAGCTCGCGAACGTCGTCTGGGTTACGCCGACCCTCGAAGATTCCGATCACCCGGGAAACAACGGCTCGGGACCGTCCTGGGTCGCCTGGATCGTCAACACGATCGGGAAGAGCCCGTACTGGAACAACACTGCGATCTTCATCACTTGGGACGACTGGGGCGGATGGTACGAGCACGTGAAGCCCCCGCAGTACAACTCGTACGAACTCGGCTTTCGCGTCCCGCTGATCGTCGTCTCGCCCTACGCCAAGACCGCCTACATTTCGCACAAGCGGCACGAGTTCGGCAGCATCCTGAAGTTTGTCGAAGAGACGTTTAACCTCGGCTCGCTGGGTACGACCGACGTCCGCGCGGACGATCTTCTCGATTGCTTCGACTTCTCGCGCGCGCCGCGTCCGTTCAAGACGATACAGGCGCCTCTGCACGGCGATTCCTTCTTACGCCGGCCCCTCGCGCAGCAGAATCCCGACGACGACTTTTAG
- a CDS encoding glycoside hydrolase family 125 protein has protein sequence MKALRALVALVWALASAVPAPAQVLNIPVDSRIRPIDTATLFHEFFADFFHESDGTTYVQTGDIPAMWLRDSAAQTIPYIRFVSTYPQLHRTFFGVIQRDAKNILVDPYAEAFSANYHVWEDKWEIDSLAWPLLLTFVYYANTRDRSIFTPTLHTALRKIVATLRCEQRHGSCSGYRWPHPVPSHSGYNPYTGMIWDAFRPSDDPVAYHYNIPQNAIAVVAMRLLTAFARDAFKDGQLAQSATTLASQVQSGIERYGRVYSRRYGGWMYAYETDGYGHSKMMDDANIPNLTALPYIGWCATNDPVYLTTRRFTLSPDDPYYYGGRYATGLGSSHTPKGWVWPLGIIGAALTATTRQTIASAIAMLDESGTLNGLMHESINPNNPQQFTRPEFGWANAFWADLLFRTVAGYPATPLGLVSTMVPDERQSQIPTITPVWTQATDRFKIVYALGRLLARDPAP, from the coding sequence TTGAAGGCGCTCCGAGCGCTCGTCGCCCTCGTCTGGGCGCTGGCATCCGCCGTGCCGGCTCCGGCGCAGGTCCTAAACATTCCGGTCGATTCGCGCATCCGGCCGATCGATACGGCGACGCTCTTTCATGAGTTCTTTGCGGATTTCTTTCACGAGAGCGATGGCACGACGTACGTCCAGACGGGCGACATCCCGGCTATGTGGCTGCGCGATTCGGCGGCACAGACGATCCCTTACATCCGTTTCGTTTCGACGTATCCGCAGCTGCATAGGACCTTCTTCGGAGTCATCCAGCGGGACGCGAAGAACATTCTGGTCGATCCGTATGCCGAGGCGTTTAGCGCGAACTATCACGTCTGGGAAGACAAGTGGGAGATCGATTCGCTCGCGTGGCCCCTGTTACTCACCTTCGTCTACTATGCGAACACGCGCGATCGCTCGATCTTCACGCCGACGCTTCACACCGCGCTGCGCAAGATCGTCGCGACGTTGCGGTGCGAACAGCGCCACGGCTCCTGCAGCGGTTATCGCTGGCCGCATCCCGTCCCGTCGCACTCGGGCTACAACCCGTATACGGGCATGATCTGGGACGCCTTTCGGCCCTCCGACGATCCGGTCGCCTATCACTACAACATCCCGCAAAATGCGATCGCGGTCGTCGCGATGCGTCTGCTGACCGCGTTCGCGCGCGACGCATTCAAGGACGGCCAGCTCGCACAGAGCGCGACGACGCTGGCCTCGCAGGTGCAGAGCGGCATCGAGCGATACGGCCGCGTGTACAGCCGGCGCTACGGCGGCTGGATGTACGCGTACGAGACCGACGGCTACGGCCACTCCAAGATGATGGACGACGCCAACATCCCCAACCTCACCGCCCTGCCGTACATCGGCTGGTGTGCCACCAACGATCCCGTCTATCTCACGACGCGACGCTTCACGCTGAGCCCGGACGACCCGTATTACTACGGGGGCAGGTACGCCACCGGACTGGGCAGCTCGCATACGCCGAAGGGATGGGTCTGGCCGCTGGGCATCATCGGAGCCGCGCTGACGGCGACGACGCGACAGACGATCGCGAGCGCGATCGCGATGCTCGACGAGAGCGGTACCCTCAACGGCTTGATGCACGAGTCGATCAATCCCAACAACCCGCAGCAGTTCACGCGCCCGGAGTTCGGATGGGCCAACGCGTTTTGGGCCGACCTACTCTTCCGCACGGTCGCCGGCTATCCGGCGACGCCTCTCGGATTGGTCAGCACGATGGTTCCGGACGAGCGGCAGAGTCAAATTCCCACGATCACGCCGGTTTGGACGCAGGCCACGGATAGATTCAAAATCGTGTATGCGTTAGGCCGCCTGCTCGCACGGGATCCCGCGCCCTAA
- a CDS encoding adenylate/guanylate cyclase domain-containing protein — MEGNALPTGTVVFLFSDIEGSTRRWDTAGEAMRDAVRRHDEILRDEIERRRGYVFKTIGDAFCAAFWTIGDALESAVEIQRRLGREDFAAVAGLAVRISIGAGDADERSGDYFGPAVNRTSRLLSAGSGGQILLAGFAGDLARATPSPGITLRDLGTLPLRGLREPERVYQAIATGLRSDFNPLRALQTPPNNLPRQITSFVGRYRDVARVEALAEAGAIVTIVGAGGIGKTRCALEVAAGRLNDERDGAWFVDLSALDDSALVAGAILSALGAQASPGREPMDDLLDYLAQRELLLVLDNCEQLMAGVAAIVAAVIARCRGIRVLATSREPLDISGERVYRLSSLDLESAVELFTDRACAAEPDFDAAAHADSIKAICARLDGMALAIELAAARVRAMSMPELAGRLQLRTLAGGRDRRPSQQTMRATIDWSYDLLPADQQRCLRCCALFAGDFSLDVASAVCGDDADPWGVPDRLASLVDKSLVVLEPGAPDRRYRLLEPIRQYAEEKLLAGGETAEIARRHANAFAALARAAYDEWDQGPRSDWLARLQRDLRNFRAALGWTVGEGNDPDAGARLAADTTPMFLRLALLSEGCEWCERVLAAESPLPRAVEARLRYGLSMLYSNVGANKKVLEQALIAVSLYREAGDARGLTQALSQVASRYALQGRYEDARAVAEEALRLAGEIGDRRLLADTLRRCAQAFGSEGDEAVRVRYEQSVALFRALGRDYETARALEWWSQWEAETAGDFRAAAELMLEASRLDQRDVVKMFTLNDVAGYFLATGDLERAEPMAREALAAAAKAHHRVLTALSIAYVAVIEARRDPSLAARLIGYAEEALRAAEWQLVPFERKFVDRLNELLADAIEKSELARLLAAGAALSEEQAVAEAL, encoded by the coding sequence GTGGAGGGTAACGCGCTTCCAACGGGGACGGTCGTCTTTTTGTTTTCCGACATCGAAGGCAGCACGCGCCGCTGGGATACGGCGGGCGAGGCAATGCGCGATGCGGTGCGACGGCACGACGAGATCCTCCGCGACGAGATCGAGCGGCGCCGCGGATACGTCTTCAAGACGATCGGCGACGCATTCTGCGCCGCGTTCTGGACGATCGGCGACGCCCTAGAATCGGCCGTCGAGATCCAGCGCCGGCTCGGACGTGAAGATTTCGCCGCGGTCGCGGGGCTCGCGGTTCGCATCTCCATAGGAGCCGGCGACGCCGACGAGCGCTCCGGCGACTACTTCGGTCCCGCGGTAAACCGCACGTCGCGCCTGCTCTCGGCGGGAAGCGGCGGACAGATTCTGCTCGCGGGTTTCGCCGGGGATCTCGCGCGCGCGACGCCGTCGCCCGGGATAACGCTGCGCGATCTCGGGACGCTTCCGCTGCGGGGACTGCGCGAACCCGAACGCGTCTATCAGGCGATTGCGACGGGATTGCGCTCCGACTTCAACCCGCTGCGCGCGCTGCAGACGCCGCCGAACAATCTCCCGCGCCAGATCACGAGCTTCGTCGGCCGATACCGCGACGTCGCGCGGGTCGAGGCGCTCGCAGAAGCGGGCGCGATCGTGACGATCGTCGGCGCCGGAGGAATCGGGAAGACGCGGTGCGCGCTAGAGGTAGCGGCCGGCCGCCTCAACGACGAGAGAGACGGCGCGTGGTTCGTCGACCTGTCGGCGCTCGACGACTCCGCGCTCGTTGCGGGCGCGATTCTCTCTGCGCTGGGAGCACAGGCTTCGCCCGGCCGAGAGCCGATGGACGACCTTCTCGACTACTTGGCGCAGCGCGAGCTGCTGCTCGTGCTGGACAACTGCGAACAACTCATGGCGGGTGTCGCCGCAATCGTGGCCGCGGTGATCGCGCGGTGCAGGGGGATTCGCGTGCTCGCGACGAGCCGCGAGCCGCTCGACATCTCGGGCGAGCGCGTCTACCGTTTGTCGTCGCTCGATCTCGAATCGGCCGTCGAGCTCTTCACGGATCGGGCGTGCGCGGCGGAGCCAGACTTTGACGCCGCCGCGCACGCCGACTCGATAAAAGCGATCTGCGCGCGTCTGGACGGCATGGCGCTCGCGATCGAGCTGGCCGCCGCTCGCGTGCGGGCAATGTCGATGCCGGAGCTCGCGGGCCGCCTGCAGCTGCGGACGCTGGCGGGCGGACGCGACCGGCGCCCGAGCCAGCAAACGATGCGAGCGACGATCGACTGGAGCTACGATCTGTTGCCGGCCGATCAACAGCGCTGCTTACGCTGCTGTGCGCTCTTCGCGGGCGATTTTTCGCTGGACGTTGCAAGCGCCGTCTGTGGCGACGACGCCGATCCTTGGGGCGTGCCCGACCGGCTTGCGTCGCTGGTCGATAAGTCGCTCGTCGTTCTCGAGCCGGGCGCGCCGGATCGGCGCTACCGCTTGTTGGAGCCGATCCGGCAGTACGCGGAAGAAAAGCTGCTCGCGGGCGGGGAGACCGCCGAGATCGCGCGGCGCCACGCGAACGCATTCGCGGCGCTGGCGCGCGCGGCGTATGACGAGTGGGACCAGGGCCCGCGCTCCGATTGGCTCGCCCGTTTGCAACGAGATCTCCGGAACTTTCGGGCCGCGCTCGGCTGGACCGTCGGGGAAGGAAATGACCCCGATGCGGGCGCGCGCCTCGCGGCCGACACGACGCCGATGTTCCTGCGCCTTGCCCTGCTGTCGGAGGGCTGCGAATGGTGCGAGCGCGTTCTCGCAGCCGAATCGCCGCTGCCCCGGGCAGTCGAGGCTCGCCTGCGCTACGGACTGTCGATGCTCTACAGCAATGTCGGCGCGAATAAGAAAGTGCTCGAGCAGGCGCTCATCGCGGTCTCACTGTATCGCGAGGCTGGGGACGCGCGTGGACTGACTCAAGCGCTATCGCAGGTCGCGTCGCGCTACGCGCTGCAGGGCCGCTACGAGGACGCGCGGGCTGTTGCGGAAGAAGCGCTGCGGCTGGCCGGCGAGATCGGCGATCGGCGGCTGTTGGCCGATACGCTGCGCCGCTGCGCGCAGGCGTTCGGCAGCGAGGGTGACGAGGCGGTCCGTGTGCGCTACGAGCAGAGCGTCGCGCTTTTCCGCGCGCTCGGCCGGGATTATGAGACCGCACGCGCGCTGGAATGGTGGTCGCAATGGGAAGCGGAAACTGCCGGCGACTTCCGGGCCGCCGCCGAGCTGATGCTCGAGGCGAGCCGGCTCGACCAGCGCGACGTGGTGAAGATGTTCACCTTGAACGACGTGGCCGGCTACTTCCTGGCCACCGGCGATCTGGAGCGGGCCGAGCCGATGGCGCGCGAGGCGCTCGCTGCGGCGGCGAAGGCTCACCATCGCGTGCTCACCGCCCTGTCGATCGCGTATGTCGCGGTGATCGAGGCGCGCCGCGATCCCTCACTCGCGGCCCGACTAATCGGCTACGCGGAAGAAGCGTTGCGAGCCGCGGAGTGGCAGCTCGTCCCGTTCGAGCGGAAATTCGTCGATCGGCTCAACGAACTGCTGGCGGACGCGATCGAAAAATCCGAGCTCGCGCGGCTGCTCGCGGCGGGCGCGGCGTTGAGCGAAGAGCAGGCCGTGGCGGAAGCGCTATAA
- a CDS encoding LuxR C-terminal-related transcriptional regulator — MLTTVRQARPVFDHDDFNSALKAADYERCRELIAAGDTLDAALAAARLAIRERRFVDVIGALSDFPAASPAMRAERDVLLGAALGSTRDYVAGRRLIDRALNDLAPGDPFYDEAFYQKAAIAWMQHEHREAEDAANVQLNSTDPNNRARARIILSWIALRRGEVLKQVDELQKALDELDVASEPDQYFRANALFTLALLCRELQLRDVAERVRSIFDAMPWTPGLQLARFQITRFIAAMEELEGNELAAFAGFKKAMRLAPSEHWSVLCFLDRALLAKNTGETAFAAEQLQEAHEIAQRLSWNDVTGEERSALLVLAELFAHENAAIAEQYLARFRSLGSTVIPLLSYGTDPRVRGFEAYSQGVAWLRLGDAQEGKAALTEAWDIFEDFNYAWRAALCALGLFEATRDRRWVHRAARKIDPWPRSWIARRIAEASSAAVVPLDRIPPAKREVLELVRAGRRNSEIARVLGRSPHTVRNQLAQLFQTFNVKSRAELVAVLSRPVVPLIRRTN, encoded by the coding sequence ATGCTGACAACCGTTAGACAAGCTCGTCCGGTCTTCGACCACGACGACTTCAACAGCGCACTCAAGGCTGCGGACTATGAACGCTGCCGTGAGCTCATTGCGGCCGGCGACACGCTGGATGCCGCGCTCGCGGCTGCTCGACTGGCGATCCGCGAACGCCGATTCGTTGACGTCATTGGCGCGCTCTCGGACTTTCCTGCCGCATCGCCTGCCATGCGTGCGGAGCGCGACGTGCTGCTGGGTGCGGCACTCGGCTCGACCAGGGACTACGTCGCAGGGCGCAGGCTCATCGATCGCGCGCTCAACGATCTCGCACCAGGCGATCCGTTCTACGACGAAGCCTTCTATCAGAAGGCGGCGATTGCGTGGATGCAGCACGAGCATCGCGAGGCGGAAGACGCCGCCAACGTGCAGCTCAATTCCACCGATCCGAACAATCGCGCGCGGGCTCGTATCATTCTTTCCTGGATCGCTTTGCGCCGCGGCGAGGTCTTGAAGCAGGTCGATGAACTGCAGAAGGCGCTCGACGAGCTCGACGTCGCGTCTGAGCCCGATCAATATTTCCGCGCCAACGCGCTGTTCACGCTGGCGCTGCTGTGCCGCGAGCTGCAGCTGCGCGACGTCGCCGAGCGCGTGCGGAGCATCTTCGATGCGATGCCGTGGACGCCGGGCCTCCAGTTGGCGCGGTTTCAGATCACGCGCTTCATCGCGGCGATGGAGGAACTGGAGGGGAACGAACTCGCCGCGTTCGCCGGCTTCAAGAAGGCGATGCGCCTCGCGCCGTCCGAGCACTGGAGCGTCCTGTGCTTCCTCGATCGCGCGTTGCTGGCGAAGAACACCGGCGAGACTGCATTCGCGGCGGAGCAGCTCCAGGAGGCGCATGAGATCGCACAACGGCTCTCGTGGAACGACGTCACCGGCGAGGAACGCTCGGCATTGCTCGTACTCGCGGAGCTGTTCGCACATGAGAACGCGGCGATAGCCGAGCAATACCTCGCGCGTTTCCGGTCGCTGGGGTCCACGGTGATCCCGTTGCTCTCGTACGGCACCGACCCGCGCGTGCGCGGCTTCGAAGCGTACTCGCAGGGTGTCGCGTGGCTGCGCCTCGGCGACGCACAGGAAGGCAAGGCGGCGCTCACCGAGGCCTGGGACATCTTTGAAGATTTCAACTACGCGTGGCGCGCCGCGCTCTGCGCGCTCGGACTGTTCGAGGCCACGCGGGATCGACGATGGGTGCATCGCGCGGCTCGGAAGATCGACCCGTGGCCGCGCAGCTGGATCGCGCGCCGAATTGCCGAGGCGAGTAGCGCGGCGGTCGTGCCGTTGGACCGCATTCCACCCGCAAAACGTGAGGTGTTGGAGCTCGTGCGTGCGGGCCGGCGGAACTCTGAGATCGCGCGAGTGCTCGGACGAAGTCCGCACACCGTGCGCAATCAGCTCGCTCAGCTCTTTCAGACGTTCAACGTGAAGAGCCGCGCGGAGCTGGTGGCAGTGCTTTCCCGGCCGGTCGTCCCGCTCATCCGCCGCACGAACTAG
- a CDS encoding alkaline phosphatase family protein, giving the protein MRTTPCVALAALCLSACGPSAVSGSAPALPVAGSARAVAPDRAIGRGPSRGKIKHVVILVQENRSLNNLFYGFPRAKTVSYGLDSNNKKIKIRPLSIATWWDIDHSAGSFLKACDGTGSIPGTDCKMNGFNLEPVGCGRAQPKCPIPEPQYSYVPHSETKPYFDIGRQYVLADQMYASNFDASSFVSHQYIIAGQAESSVNYPFSAWGCPGGPSDMIGTVGQQRQFPTGYEVACWDPTTLGDELDQAGISWAFYTATINGDEGIWSAYQAINHIYNGPDWGKDIITPQTQFFSDVSNGNLRAVNWITPTWENSDHAGNKSTTGPSWVASVVNAIGESKYWDSTAIFVFWDDYGGWYDPEPPAYKDYDGLGVRIPMLVVSAYAKKGHVSHVPYEHGSILKFVEDTFGLARLAPSDSRANSPARDAFDFKDPPRSFVRIESPYDKGYFKRQPTDHRVPDAE; this is encoded by the coding sequence ATGAGAACCACGCCCTGCGTTGCGCTTGCGGCGCTGTGTCTCTCGGCGTGCGGACCGAGCGCCGTGTCCGGCTCCGCGCCGGCCCTGCCCGTCGCGGGCTCCGCGCGCGCGGTCGCTCCCGATCGCGCCATTGGGCGCGGGCCCTCGCGCGGCAAGATCAAGCACGTCGTCATCCTCGTTCAAGAGAATCGGAGCCTGAACAACTTGTTCTACGGCTTCCCGCGCGCCAAGACGGTGAGCTACGGCTTAGACTCAAACAACAAAAAGATCAAGATTCGGCCGCTGAGCATCGCGACGTGGTGGGACATCGACCACAGCGCGGGCTCGTTCCTCAAGGCGTGCGACGGAACGGGCAGCATTCCGGGCACTGACTGCAAGATGAACGGCTTCAACCTCGAGCCCGTGGGCTGCGGCCGGGCGCAGCCAAAGTGTCCGATTCCCGAACCGCAGTACAGTTACGTGCCGCACTCCGAGACGAAGCCGTACTTCGACATTGGCAGGCAGTACGTGCTCGCGGATCAGATGTACGCGTCGAACTTCGACGCCAGCAGCTTCGTCTCGCATCAATACATCATCGCGGGTCAAGCCGAGTCGAGCGTCAACTATCCGTTCAGCGCGTGGGGCTGTCCGGGCGGACCGAGTGACATGATCGGCACGGTCGGTCAGCAGCGGCAGTTTCCGACCGGCTACGAAGTCGCATGCTGGGATCCCACCACGCTCGGCGACGAGCTCGACCAGGCGGGTATCTCATGGGCCTTCTACACGGCCACGATCAACGGAGACGAAGGCATCTGGAGCGCTTACCAGGCGATCAATCACATCTACAACGGTCCGGATTGGGGCAAGGACATCATCACGCCGCAGACGCAGTTCTTCAGCGACGTCTCGAACGGCAATCTCCGCGCGGTCAACTGGATCACGCCCACGTGGGAGAACTCCGACCACGCCGGCAACAAATCGACGACCGGCCCCTCCTGGGTCGCGTCGGTCGTCAACGCGATCGGCGAATCGAAGTACTGGGACTCAACCGCGATCTTCGTCTTCTGGGACGACTACGGCGGTTGGTACGATCCGGAGCCGCCGGCGTATAAAGACTACGACGGTCTCGGCGTTCGCATCCCGATGCTGGTCGTTTCAGCCTACGCGAAAAAGGGCCACGTGTCGCACGTGCCATACGAGCACGGGAGCATCCTCAAGTTCGTCGAGGACACGTTCGGCCTGGCCAGGCTGGCGCCGAGCGATTCGCGCGCCAACTCGCCCGCGCGCGATGCCTTCGATTTCAAGGATCCGCCGCGGTCGTTCGTGCGAATCGAGAGCCCTTACGACAAAGGCTACTTCAAACGTCAGCCTACCGACCACCGCGTCCCCGACGCGGAGTAA
- a CDS encoding alkaline phosphatase family protein, with protein MKFGILPIAAAALTLAGCGGGSAASPGPPVAIGPQSRTFVPRGGERGPSSGKIQHVVIIVQENRSLNNLFYGFPGARTVRYGYDSHNKRVKIAPIQFETHWDVGHGSKDFFQACNGTGRIPGTDCRMNGFDKEYAGCGPCPVPHPQYAYVPGSETKPYFDMGKQYVLADEMFASNFDGSSFVSHQYIIAGQSESSVDWPFSAWGCPGGPSDKVAIVGPQRQVPDGFEVACWDTTTLGDELDKAGLSWGFYTSQWDVDGGVWSAYQAINHIYNGPDWGKDVITPQTDFLDDVSKGKLRAVSWITPTCANSDHAGCFSNTGPSWVAQLVNAVGESQYWDSTAIFVFWDDYGGWYDPQPPKYLDYDGLGIRIPMLILSAYAKKGHVSHVHYEHGSILKFVEDTFGLARLSASDSRANSVKDAFDFSKPPRAFVPIQSPYDRAYFMHQPVDLRAPDPE; from the coding sequence ATGAAGTTCGGAATCTTGCCGATTGCCGCCGCGGCGCTGACGCTCGCCGGCTGCGGCGGCGGCTCGGCCGCGTCGCCGGGGCCGCCGGTCGCGATCGGACCGCAGTCGCGTACCTTCGTGCCGCGGGGCGGCGAGCGCGGGCCTTCGAGCGGGAAGATCCAGCACGTCGTGATCATCGTGCAAGAGAATCGCAGTCTCAACAACCTGTTCTACGGCTTCCCCGGCGCGAGAACGGTGCGCTACGGCTACGACTCGCACAACAAGCGCGTCAAGATCGCGCCGATCCAGTTCGAAACGCACTGGGACGTCGGCCACGGCTCGAAGGATTTCTTCCAGGCGTGCAACGGCACCGGACGCATTCCCGGTACCGACTGCCGGATGAACGGCTTCGACAAGGAATACGCGGGCTGCGGACCGTGCCCGGTTCCGCATCCGCAATACGCGTACGTGCCGGGCAGCGAGACGAAGCCCTACTTCGACATGGGCAAGCAGTACGTGCTGGCCGACGAGATGTTCGCGTCGAACTTCGACGGGAGCAGCTTCGTCTCGCATCAATACATCATCGCGGGTCAGTCGGAATCGTCGGTCGACTGGCCGTTTTCGGCGTGGGGCTGCCCGGGCGGACCGAGCGACAAAGTTGCGATCGTCGGTCCGCAGCGCCAGGTCCCCGACGGCTTTGAGGTCGCCTGCTGGGATACCACGACGCTCGGCGACGAGCTCGACAAGGCCGGGCTCTCGTGGGGATTCTACACGTCCCAGTGGGACGTGGACGGCGGCGTCTGGAGCGCTTATCAGGCCATCAACCACATCTATAACGGTCCCGACTGGGGCAAAGACGTCATCACGCCTCAGACCGACTTCTTGGACGACGTCTCGAAGGGAAAACTGCGCGCCGTGAGCTGGATCACGCCGACTTGCGCCAACTCGGACCACGCCGGCTGCTTCTCGAACACTGGCCCGTCCTGGGTCGCTCAGCTCGTCAACGCGGTCGGCGAGTCGCAGTACTGGGACTCAACCGCGATCTTTGTCTTCTGGGACGACTACGGCGGCTGGTACGATCCGCAGCCCCCGAAGTACCTCGACTACGACGGGCTCGGGATACGCATCCCGATGCTGATCTTGTCGGCGTACGCGAAGAAGGGCCACGTCTCGCACGTGCACTACGAGCACGGCAGCATCTTGAAGTTCGTGGAGGACACGTTTGGGCTCGCGCGACTCTCTGCGAGCGATAGTCGCGCCAATTCGGTTAAAGACGCGTTCGACTTCTCGAAACCGCCGCGCGCCTTCGTACCGATTCAAAGTCCTTACGATCGCGCCTATTTCATGCACCAGCCGGTCGATCTCCGGGCTCCGGACCCGGAGTAA